A window of the Miscanthus floridulus cultivar M001 chromosome 14, ASM1932011v1, whole genome shotgun sequence genome harbors these coding sequences:
- the LOC136504654 gene encoding DDT domain-containing protein PTM-like, translating into MGAEPRREGSDRTPADASPAAPDSDEAMAGTAAGVAAAAAEVETTAASEAAAAERGRDAETSASVPWVEADDAGAAGEQRPAAPQAEEVDEGGARGKEGLDGTAANGAVEGSIAGEVRDVDPVVSEQAGMEGDGGGAASKDYSAASTVSEANAGSVLGTSQDLAPMVSETKMEVDGGSVLEREGNAQEQDCTAAAVASEVKTEEGDGGVVNQGTTAPAGGIQAKEEVGECLVGRYIGRSAPGHARILIGKVASYDSTAGVYSVVFEDGHTEESGLPQLQEFLMSDDNGALGMKVSCRKRKLDLLVSSGSALEVKEPASTRQRVDGCEMPARPDELQHSASGSDMSEDVESSSNSSDFTREETSEPCPPVQAVELPPSSGDIPVPEESLSSLFSVYNFLRSFSVQLFLSPFGLDDFVAAINCSVQNNLLDAVHVLLLQALRRHLESKSAEGSRQASDCLKYLDWTLLDALTWPNFLLEYLYVMRSIKNLGGKSFGRSLLVAEYYKLPVAMKLRVLQILCDDVNESEELKTELENRVGYNEEMEYEIESSVVQEAASRGVSTRAAKASAYKNTNDFQNLENAPNVTNPETAVAVLSQDGNSDDCRICGMDGTLVCCDGCPWAYHSRCIGQNKAFLPQGDWFCPECVVNKLGPTSSRIERGARGAQMFGIDTCGRLFLGTCNYLLVIETASDAESYARYYNQYDVAKVLQRLAVSDAYVDICRQIKDYWKHLLGIIHSERSATGKEVGVNHTPRSSMLNSIPIKAGDGSVRTTLKDGGDRETAVLPQTNVQQKFVANQSAVCSAESLEEQKCKSSFGAVIEKNAEVCKQTVSAQNNVHNAHRNGAFGPPVVSSISHQNGSIVTGVSNIAQAQLAQSIFHPDSSTVSATAGLLCPSSQGKHHLQLFPERSGNMSGGKAAKLSSFKPQAYMNLYNHGNIAASAAANLAVITSDEGKVSASQLTAKPRKKMAADNALQLKAFSSAATQFLWPSTEKKLMEVPRDRCGWCIACRSSASGTKKACFLNMATTNASKCSARILSAMRIIKNSDSHFPSIVAYLANMEESLRGLLVGSLQDMQQKKRWHQQLQEASNCRTVIPLLLELESNIRGVAFSASWLKPIDDWPVESPGPSTGASRPAQYQKRGVGGRRGRRRSLASESGTATDEDNSWTWWTGGNISKRTLQRGALLHSTIRKAARQGGKQRIAGLSYHEGSNFPRRSRQFVWRGCVGMSQTSSQLALQVRYLDAHIRWKEFIPPDQIPSDGKSSDADFSALRNAVVCDKKIIDNKIRYALKFRNQKHLPVRVTKNILESEGDQDENSKLWFSENHVPLYMLREFEQHTSLPTPGISDCFTNLYPRRVKASTEDVFSYLFHKGEVYPCTSCKKDVLYRDIVKCSTCQGNCHKECTSNSVVNKGSSATSSLICKLCLQKRNLMLTSYNTNTSYFRPQQKSNGQQPVTAPRIVFKVSSSHSSEPAPKVEAQLVAKVKAQPFAKVEAQPTMNVKTQPVVNVKTQPFAKVEAQPIMNEKAQPLAKVGAQPLAKVANQSITSVHALPKTKAKKSKSEKEKKPKKVQAITYFGLVWKKNKSDKDDGSEFRANDVILKSKDSIGSSIRPTCCLCDKAYSPDFLYVRCEKCRNWFHGDALQLDEERIGELVAYRCCRCRRRAIPHCPHSDGYTKPEPELSEQTVATSSQSTMLSTEETFALADQDPLLASYGIVEPIGDDTMDIDLSMNMASFGPGSNQKLSIRRAQANRSEYLDQAGRPVNEYNIQNHPPGNGNINFSHTNGISFSEADSVDASELLGWDFSQGVAYATPPDFTANHQSNDTSCGSFGMDEYEPQTYFSFTELLEADDTQLDNAFGMSAGLQGDGNGTGSFVQQGVGFDELSFMVEDGASNMNFPTNDPTPDEVACNKCMNTQPPPDLKCAVCDLHIHRQCSPWDQGEEPVDSSNWSCGGCREWR; encoded by the exons ATGGGCGCCGAGCCCCGCCGGGAGGGTTCCGATCGGACGCCAGCCGACGCCTCCCCCGCGGCGCCGGACAGTGACGAGGCGATGGCGGGGACGGCCGCTggcgtcgctgctgctgctgcggaggTGGAGACTACCGCGGCCagtgaggcggcggcggcggagcgtgGGCGTGATGCGGAGACCTCGGCGAGCGTGCCGTGGGTGGAGGCTGACGATGCCGGCGCTGCGGGCGAGCAGCGTCCTGCGGCGCCTCAAGCGGAGGAGGTTGATGAGGGTGGAGCCAGGGGCAAGGAGGGGCTTGATGGTACTGCAGCGAATGGGGCAGTTGAGGGCAGCATTGCGGGGGAAGTGCGAGATGTGGATCCTGTGGTATCTGAACAAGCGGGGATGGAGGGGGATGGGGGTGGTGCTGCGAGCAAAGACTACTCCGCGGCCTCTACTGTGAGTGAGGCGAATGCGGGGAGCGTTCTGGGGACATCGCAAGATTTGGCTCCCATGGTGTCTGAAACGAAGATGGAGGTGGATGGCGGCTCTGTTCTGGAACGAGAGGGCAATGCTCAGGAACAGGATTGCACTGCGGCGGCTGTGGCAAGCGAGGTTAAGACGGAGGAAGGTGATGGCGGGGTGGTGAATCAGGGGACTACCGCACCTGCTGGGGGCATTCAGGCGAAAGAGGAGGTGGGGGAATGCTTGGTGGGCCGCTACATTGGCCGGAGCGCTCCTGGGCATGCGAGGATTCTTATTGGGAAGGTTGCATCCTATGATAGCACGGCTGGGGTCTACAGTGTGGTGTTTGAGGACGGACATACCGAGGAGTCGGGGCTTCCTCAGCTCCAGGAGTTTCTCATGTCGGATGATAATGGTGCGTTAGGCATGAAGGTGAGCTGCAGGAAGAGGAAGCTAGACTTGCTGGTTTCATCAGGGAGTGCCTTGGAGGTCAAAGAGCCAGCAAGTACTAGGCAGAGGGTTGATGGATGCGAGATGCCTGCCAGGCCTGATGAGCTGCAGCAtagcgcgtctggctcggatatgTCTGAGGATGTTGAATCTTCGAGTAATTCATCGGATTTCACTAGAGAAGAAACATCTGAGCCATGCCCTCCTGTACAGGCTGTGGAGTTGCCTCCGTCGTCAGGAGATATTCCTGTGCCAGAAGAGTCCTTAAGTTCTCTCTTCTCTGTTTATAACTTCCTGCGGTCGTTCAGTGTGCAGCTGTTCCTGAGTCCATTTGGGCTGGACGATTTTGTTGCGGCCATTAATTGCAGCGTGCAGAATAACTTGTTGGATGCTGTGCATGTCTTGCTACTGCAGGCACTGAGGCGGCATCTTGAATCTAAATCTGCTGAAGGATCTCGACAGGCTTCAGATTGCCTGAA GTACCTGGATTGGACATTACTAGATGCATTGACATGGCCTAATTTCTTATTGGAGTACCTGTATGTGATGCGTTCCATTAAAAATCTAGGGGGGAAGAGTTTTGGTAGAAGCCTCCTAGTTGCCGAATACTATAAACTTCCTGTTGCCATGAAGTTGAGGGTGCTGCAAATACTCTGCGATGATGTGAATGAATCAGAAGAACTCAAAACTGAACTGGAAAATCGAGTAGGCTACAATGAGGAGATGGAATATGAGATAGAATCCAGCGTCGTTCAGGAGGCTGCTTCAAGAGGAGTCTCAACTAGAGCTGCAAAGGCCTCAGCTTACAAAAATACGAATGATTTCCAGAATCTCGAAAATGCTCCAAATGTAACAAATCCAGAAACTGCTGTAGCAGTACTGTCCCAGGATGGCAATAGTGATGATTGCCGAATATGTGGAATGGATGGAACTTTGGTATGCTGTGATGGCTGCCCATGGGCATATCATTCGAGATGTATTGGTCAAAACAAAGCTTTCCTTCCTCAGGGCGATTGGTTCTGTCCAGAATGTGTGGTTAACAAGCTTGGACCAACTTCTTCAAGAATTGAGCGTGGTGCAAGAGGAGCTCAAATGTTTGGCATTGATACATGTGGGAGACTATTCTTAGGAACCTGCAATTATTTGCTGGT GATTGAAACAGCTTCGGATGCAGAGTCTTATGCAAGATATTACAATCAGTATGATGTTGCCAAGGTCCTCCAAAGACTTGCTGTCTCAGATGCATATGTGGACATATGCAGGCAAATAAAGGACTACTGGAAGCATTTACTAGGTATAATTCATAGTGAGAGATCAGCAACAGGTAAAGAAGTTGGTGTGAACCATACTCCAAGGTCCAGTATGCTGAATTCTATTCCAATAAAAGCAGGAGATGGAAGTGTCCGGACAACTTTAAAAGATGGCGGGGACAGAGAAACAGCAGTGCTTCCTCAAACAAATGTGCAGCAGAAATTTGTGGCTAATCAGAGCGCAGTTTGCTCAGCCGAAAGCCTGGAGGAACAAAAATGCAAGTCAAGCTTTGGTGCTGTCATCGAGAAGAATGCTGAAGTTTGCAAGCAAACTGTGTCAGCTCAGAATAACGTACATAATGCACACAGAAATGGAGCTTTTGGACCACCTGTGGTATCCTCAATTTCTCATCAGAATGGATCCATTGTAACAGGTGTGTCTAACATAGCACAGGCGCAGCTAGCTCAGAGTATATTCCATCCAGACTCATCCACTGTTTCTGCGACAGCAGGATTGTTGTGTCCATCTTCTCAAGGTAAACACCACCTTCAGCTGTTTCCTGAAAGATCTGGAAACATGAGTGGTGGCAAGGCAGCAAAATTATCTTCTTTTAAACCACAAGCTTACATGAATCTCTACAATCATGGCAACATTGCAGCATCTGCTGCTGCCAATCTAGCTGTTATTACATCCGATGAAGGTAAAGTTTCAGCATCCCAACTGACTGCAAAACCAAGGAAGAAAATGGCTGCAGACAATGCTCTACAATTGAAAGCATTTTCTTCAGCAGCCACACAATTTCTTTGGCCAAGTACCGAAAAGAAGCTTATGGAAGTCCCAAGAGATAGATGTGGTTGGTGCATTGCTTGTAGAAGTTCGGCGAGTGGAACAAAAAAGGCTTGTTTTCTTAACATGGCCACCACAAATGCTTCTAAATGCTCTGCTCGAATTCTTAGTGCCATGCGCATCATAAAAAATTCTGATAGCCATTTTCCTAGTATTGTTGCTTATTTAGCCAACATGGAGGAAAGTTTGCGTGGCCTCTTGGTTGGTTCACTACAAGACATGCAGCAGAAAAAAAGGTGGCATCAACAACTACAAGAAGCTTCCAACTGCAGAACTGTAATACCCCTCTTGCTTGAG TTGGAAAGCAACATCCGTGGAGTAGCATTTTCTGCAAGCTGGTTGAAGCCAATAGACGATTGGCCTGTGGAATCTCCTGGTCCATCAACGGGAGCATCTCGTCCTGCACAATACCAAAAACGTGGGGTTGGTGGAAGGCGTGGCAGAAGACGTTCGTTGGCATCCGAATCTGGTACTGCTACTGATGAGGACAACAGCTGGACTTGGTGGACTGGAGGAAATATTTCAAAACGTACTTTGCAGAGGGGGGCTCTTCTACATTCAACCATAAGAAAAGCTGCTCGCCAAG GTGGTAAACAGAGGATAGCAGGTTTATCTTACCATGAAGGTTCTAATTTTCCAAGACGATCTCGACAGTTTGTCTGGAGAGGATGTGTTGGAATGAGCCAGACTTCATCTCAACTTGCTTTGCAG GTTAGATATCTTGATGCCCACATCAGATGGAAGGAATTCATCCCTCCAGATCAAATTCCTTCAGATGGAAAAAGTTCTGATGCAGATTTTTCTGCTCTCAGAAATGCTGTAGTCTGTGATAAAAAAATAATCGATAACAAGATAAGATACGCACTTAAGTTTCGCAATCAAAAGCATCTTCCTGTGCGTGTGACAAAAAATATCTTGGAATCGGAAGGTGATCAGGATGAAAATAGCAAATTGTGGTTTTCTGAAAACCATGTGCCATTGTACATGTTGCGAGAATTTGAGCAGCACACCTCCCTGCCTACCCCAGGAATTTCAGACTGTTTTACCAATTTATACCCAAGGCGAGTAAAAGCATCTACTGAAGATgtcttttcttatctttttcaCAAAGGAGAAGTCTATCCCTGCACCTCATGCAAGAAGGATGTTCTCTACAG GGATATTGTTAAATGCAGCACTTGTCAAG GTAATTGTCATAAAGAGTGTACATCAAATTCTGTTGTTAACAAAGGAAGCAGTGCTACTTCCAGTTTGATATGCAAGTTATGCCTCCAGAAGCGGAATCTTATGCTTACTAGTTACAATACAAATACAAGTTATTTCCGGCCTCAACAGAAGAGTAATGGCCAACAACCAGTGACTGCTCCCAGAATTGTGTTTAAGGTTAGTTCTTCCCATTCCAGTGAACCTGCCCCCAAAGTCGAAGCCCAGCTAGTTGCAAAGGTCAAAGCACAGCCATTTGCGAAGGTGGAAGCTCAGCCAACTATGAATGTGAAAACCCAGCCAGTTGTGAACGTGAAAACACAGCCATTTGCAAAGGTGGAAGCTCAGCCAATTATGAATGAGAAAGCCCAGCCACTCGCAAAGGTGGGAGCCCAGCCACTTGCAAAGGTGGCAAATCAGAGTATCACTAGTGTCCATGCTCTGCCAAAGACAAAAGCTAAAAAGTCAAagtcagaaaaagaaaagaaacctaAAAAAGTTCAAGCGATCACATATTTTGGTCTTGTATGGAAGAAAAATAAGAGCGACAAGGATGATGGAAGTGAGTTCAGGGCAAATGATGTAATCCTTAAAAGCAAGGATAGTATAGGTTCATCAATAAGACCAACATGTTGTCTCTGTGACAAAGCTTATTCTCCGGATTTCTTGTACGTACGCTGTGAGAAGTGCAGAA ATTGGTTTCATGGTGATGCCTTGCAACTTGATGAAGAAAGGATTGGTGAGTTGGTTGCATACCGGTGCTGTAGGTGCCGAAGGAGAGCCATACCGCACTGTCCTCACTCTGATGGTTATACAAAGCCTGAACCAGAATTAAGTGAGCAAACAGTTGCTACATCATCGCAGTCAACTATGCTATCTACTGAGGAGACTTTTGCTTTAGCAGATCAGGACCCACTGCTTGCTTCTTATGGGATAGTTGAACCAATTGGGGATGATACAATGGACATTGATTTGTCAATGAACATGGCAAGCTTTGGCCCTGGAAGTAACCAGAAGCTGTCTATAAGAAGAGCACAAGCAAATAGATCTGAATACCTTGATCAAGCTGGTAGACCTGTGAATGAGTATAATATCCAGAATCATCCTCCAGGGAATGGAAACATCAATTTCAGCCATACGAATGGAATTTCATTTTCAGAGGCTGACAGCGTTGATGCTTCAGAGCTGTTGGGGTGGGATTTTTCACAAGGAGTTGCATATGCTACACCTCCTGATTTCACTGCTAATCACCAGTCGAATGACACTAGCTGTGGCAGCTTTGGGATGGACGAATATGAGCCCCAGACTTATTTCTCGTTCACCGAGCTACTTGAAGCCGATGATACGCAGCTTGACAATGCCTTTGGGATGTCTGCTGGTCTGCAAGGTGATGGAAATGGCACAGGAAGCTTTGTTCAACAAGGtgttggttttgatgaattgtcTTTCATGGTAGAAGATGGAGCTTCAAATATGAACTTCCCAACAAATGACCCCACCCCTGATGAGGTAGCATGCAACAAGTGCATGAATACTCAGCCACCACCTGATCTCAAATGTGCTGTCTGTGACCTGCACATACACAGGCAGTGCTCACCATGGGACCAAGGTGAAGAGCCTGTTGACAGCAGCAATTGGAGTTGTGGTGGTTGCCGGGAGTGGCGATGA
- the LOC136504667 gene encoding uncharacterized protein, with product MDENNQINAATHNTEGLAKSGRKLTINNQLRKRRAKGKHIDIKFPKEFAKVCGEHASLFKSEITVLVRTVPLQVKKWRDMDKFYPGTTTSIWRKLKQKFPELSEEDKDCAMRQVESQYNNRRYRLLQAYRNNKPRPQHVSPEGWQWLIRNLWTDDDFQKRSNQNSINRGKQEMGSKVGTRSIAQIAYDLRHPETGEWPTAMQVWKATYQKADGTWSIPTGEEIMTKLHEAAGIHQEKISSVPVPIVEHFALVLGRKPNHSCGVGICAVNRVAEERIRLQVQIEASEQREAAARARADAAEQRAEAAEQRAQALEGQVSTVVETNAQLQEEQQSQRDEMSSLHQTQSGEVARLVREQLDHQMAALIARIGASQPPAS from the exons ATGGATGAAAATAATCAAATAAATGCTGCAACACACAACACTGAAG GCCTTGCTAAGAGTGGAAGAAAACTTACAATTAACAATCAACTTCGCAAGAGAAGAGCAAAAGGAAAGCATATTGATATAAAGTTCCCTAAAGAGTTTGCAAAAGTGTGTGGAGAACATGCTAGTTTATTTAAAAGTGAGATAACAGTTCTTGTAAGAACTGTACCACTCCAAGTGAAGAAGTGGAGGGACATGGATAAGTTTTATCCTGGTACTACTACATCTATTTGGAGAAAACTAAAG CAAAAGTTTCCTGAGCTTTCAGAAGAAGATAAAGATTGTGCCATGAGACAAGTAGAGAGTCAATATAATAATCGGCGTTACCGTCTACTTCAAGCTTACCGAAACAACAAGCCAAGGCCACAACATGTCTCACCAGAAGGTTGGCAATGGTTGATAAGGAATTTGTGGACGGATGATGATTTTCAG AAAAGGAGCAACCAAAACTCTATCAACAGAGGAAAGCAAGAGATGGGGTCCAAAGTAGGAACTAGATCAATTGCTCAAATCGCTTACGATCTA CGACACCCAGAAACTGGTGAATGGCCTACTGCTATGCAAGTTTGGAAGGCTACATATCAAAAGGCTGATGGGACATGGTCCATTCCAACAGGTGAAGAAATAATG ACCAAACTACATGAAGCTGCTGGGATACATCAAGAAAAGATTTCTTCTGTGCCCGTGCCAATAGTGGAGCACTTCGCACTAGTTCTTGGTCGAAAGCCAAACCATTCATGTGGTGTTGGCATTTGTGCTGTAAACCGAGTGGCTGAGGAAAGAATCAGATTGCAGGTGCAAATTGAGGCTTCAGAACAGCGTGAAGCTGCAGCTCGAGCACGTGCAGATGCTGCTGAGCAACGTGCTGAGGCTGCTGAGCAACGAGCACAAGCTTTGGAAGGCCAAGTTTCCACGGTGGTCGAAACAAATGCACAACTGCAAGAAGAGCAGCAATCCCAACGTGATGAGATGAGTTCTTTGCATCAAACACAGAGTGGAGAAGTTGCTCGCCTAGTGAGGGAACAACTTGATCATCAAATGGCTGCATTAATTGCACGCATTGGTGCCTCACAGCCTCCAGCATCTTAG
- the LOC136504660 gene encoding uncharacterized protein yields MRKLRGGGEKVGVLALEVAALMSRAARLWRALDADHLARLRGEGIRLEGVRRLVADDDAALLALALAEMAAACRDLARDVSRLSARCADPLLRRFDALFAALVKRGGADGDPHGLRYAAAKKMDRKARKMQRLVAVTAHLCQELDVLAELEQQQRRQAHHRPRTRGAKGAAAATAGSSSQAECARRVARQRQEVERLRAASLWARTFDYAVRLLARSLFTIVARIIEVFDLEPVALLLSASSSVVVDDDSRASRLSWGTSFVQSMVYPSDAADAPRKMLLRARSGKVTTTGAGDARRFVMSRSKSLRQQLSLRWPAAGKHLIGCVVMDPSRSPGRDGWIHADDAAHLPLSFSYVSSAGSAADDFSGGSGIISFHSQAAAAGGGDARRRLWTTPTTSVFHSSSRDVVTHPPESSLGAAALALHYANLIMFIEKLAASPLHICPDERDALYGMLTDRVRASLRERLRPAHAAPCDDPVLAAESSDTVRRILAWLAPLAHNMVRWQAERNFEQRSVASGGDGATVLLLQTLHFADQRKTEAAVTELLVGLNYTWRHGTDLEAKVSLESAAGQRRQR; encoded by the coding sequence ATGCGGAAGCTGAGGGGCGGCGGGGAGAAGGTGGGCGTGCTGGCCCTCGAGGTGGCGGCGCTCATGTCGCGCGCCGCGCGGCTGTGGCGCGCGCTGGACGCCGACCACCTCGCGCGGCTCCGCGGGGAAGGTATCCGGCTCGAGGGCGTGCGGCGGCTCGTGGCCGACGACGACGCCGCGCTCCTGGCGCTCGCGCTCGCCGAAATGGCAGCGGCCTGCCGCGACCTCGCCCGCGACGTGTCCCGCCTCTCCGCGCGCTGCGCCGACCCGCTGCTCCGCCGCTTCGACGCCCTCTTCGCCGCGCTCGTCAAGCGCGGCGGCGCAGACGGAGACCCGCACGGGCTGCGGTACGCCGCGGCCAAGAAGATGGACCGGAAGGCGCGCAAGATGCAGCGCCTGGTGGCTGTCACCGCGCACCTGTGCCAGGAGCTCGACGTGCTCGCCGAGctcgagcagcagcagcggcggcaggCCCACCACCGGCCGCGCACCCGCGGCGCCAAGGGCgctgcggcggcgacggcggggagCAGCAGCCAGGCCGAGTGCGCGCGCCGCGtggccaggcagaggcaggaGGTGGAGCGGCTCCGCGCGGCGTCGCTCTGGGCGCGGACCTTCGACTACGCCGTGCGCCTGCTCGCCAGGTCGCTCTTCACCATCGTGGCCAGGATCATCGAGGTGTTCGACCTGGAGCCCGTGGCCCTGCTCCTCTCCGCCTCTTCCTCCGTGGTCGTGGACGACGACTCCAGGGCCTCGCGCCTGTCGTGGGGCACCTCGTTCGTCCAGTCCATGGTGTACCCTTCTGACGCCGCCGACGCTCCTCGGAAGATGCTGCTGCGTGCAAGGTCCGGCAAGGTTACCACCaccggcgctggcgacgcgcgtCGGTTCGTCATGTCCAGGAGCAAGAGCCTCAGGCAGCAGCTTAGCCTCAGGTGGCCGGCAGCCGGCAAGCACCTGATCGGCTGCGTCGTCATGGATCCCAGCAGGTCTCCGGGCAGGGACGGGTGGATCCACGCCGATGACGCGGCTCATCTCCCGCTGAGCTTCAGCTACGTGTCATCAGCCGGCAGCGCCGCCGACGACTTcagcggcggcagcggcatcATCAGCTTCCACTCCCAagcggcggcggcaggcggcGGCGACGCGAGGAGGAGGCTATGGACGACACCGACGACGTCCGTGTTCCACTCCTCCTCGCGCGACGTGGTGACGCACCCGCCGGAGTCGTCCCTGGGCGCCGCGGCCCTGGCGCTGCACTACGCGAACCTCATCATGTTCATCGAGAAGCTCGCCGCGTCGCCGCTCCACATCTGCCCCGACGAGAGGGATGCGCTGTACGGCATGCTCACCGACAGGGTCCGGGCGTCCCTCAGGGAGCGGCTCAGGCCGGCGCATGCCGCGCCCTGCGACGACCCCGTGCTCGCCGCCGAGTCGTCGGACACGGTGCGGAGGATCCTGGCGTGGCTCGCGCCGCTCGCGCACAACATGGTCCGGTGGCAGGCCGAGAGGAACTTCGAACAGCGGAGCGTCGCGtccggcggcgacggcgccacCGTGCTGCTGCTGCAGACGCTCCACTTCGCGGACCAGAGGAAGACGGAGGCCGCCGTGACGGAGCTGCTCGTTGGCCTCAACTACACGTGGAGACATGGGACTGACCTCGAAGCCAAGGTCAGTTTGGAGTCTGCGGCGGGTCAGCGGCGACAACGATGA